One Gemmatimonadaceae bacterium genomic window carries:
- a CDS encoding TonB-dependent receptor: protein MEVLLGPASALYGPNSSAGVLHVITKSPFNSQGTTLSVDGGERSVIRTGVRHAGKVNDKLAYKISGEYMQGRDWEYNDPSEPKTFPTSTSVPASRRGQVNQRDFDLQRFTSEARVDVRPREGVEAITTVGFTKIGSGMELTGANGTSQIKNWTYTSLQQRFRWNRFFAQAFANLNNAGNDTSSSDKGTYLLRSGQPIVDKSRVYALQAQHGFDVGTKQKFTYGVDYIKTDPRSGGTINGGNEDVDQMSEFGYYVQSSTKPINKFEVLLAARVDQNNVVEGNFFSPRAALIFKPTENQNIRATYNRAFSTPANFSFFLDLISSPNIGGSGFDLKARGNPPKKGFQFNQTCSSNSAFGAYCMKSRFTGAGGFVGASAASAFPGLVQGNATALTAAIAGALQSNGVPASFATQFAASAINYLGTRTPTNADIATRVSFISSATTPLTTSQVPDIEPLSASYNQTYELGYKGIVNDKFRYDISFWGQDRGDVATTAALATPNVWFGNPTQLGGYIGGRLGENLGPNLAALGLTSAQINALVGGIANALTTSLAPAPLGVVTFNDPNTSPTAIYATYQKVNKKLWVKGVDLAMDVVATDRLTFDAAISYQNQNVWNDIVIGGIPFMANSPQSRGSLGARYRNEGNGVGFELRSRYNEAYPVNSGVYATNTAFALAAGQPGAGTVANGTTGYNKCPAAASTFCYENVPEAFTFDAQFTKRFDIGAQKLMWSLSATNLFDNRVRTFPGAPEIGRMIMSRLQYSF, encoded by the coding sequence ATGGAAGTGCTCCTTGGTCCGGCATCGGCCCTGTACGGACCGAACAGCTCGGCGGGCGTGTTGCATGTCATCACCAAGTCGCCGTTCAATTCGCAGGGCACCACGCTCAGCGTCGACGGCGGCGAGCGCTCGGTCATCCGCACGGGTGTGCGTCATGCCGGCAAGGTGAACGACAAGCTGGCGTACAAGATCTCGGGTGAGTACATGCAGGGCCGCGATTGGGAGTACAACGATCCATCAGAGCCCAAGACGTTTCCGACCAGCACCAGCGTTCCGGCGTCGCGGCGCGGTCAGGTCAACCAGCGCGATTTCGACCTCCAGCGGTTCACCAGCGAGGCGCGCGTTGATGTGCGTCCGCGCGAAGGCGTCGAAGCGATCACCACGGTGGGCTTTACCAAGATCGGCAGCGGGATGGAGCTGACGGGCGCGAATGGCACGTCGCAAATCAAGAACTGGACCTACACCAGTCTGCAGCAGCGATTCCGCTGGAACCGGTTCTTCGCGCAGGCGTTTGCCAACCTGAACAACGCCGGCAACGACACGTCGTCGTCGGACAAGGGCACGTACCTGTTGCGCTCCGGCCAACCCATCGTTGACAAGTCCCGTGTCTATGCGCTGCAGGCGCAGCATGGATTCGACGTGGGCACCAAGCAGAAGTTCACGTATGGCGTGGACTACATCAAGACCGATCCACGCAGCGGCGGCACCATCAACGGCGGCAACGAAGACGTCGATCAGATGTCGGAGTTCGGCTACTACGTGCAGTCGAGCACCAAGCCCATCAACAAGTTCGAGGTGCTGCTGGCCGCCCGTGTGGACCAGAACAACGTCGTCGAAGGCAACTTCTTCTCGCCGCGCGCGGCGTTGATCTTCAAGCCGACGGAAAATCAGAATATCCGCGCGACGTACAACCGCGCGTTCTCCACGCCGGCCAACTTCTCGTTCTTCCTCGATCTCATCAGCTCGCCGAACATCGGTGGTTCGGGCTTCGACCTGAAGGCCCGCGGCAATCCCCCCAAGAAGGGATTCCAGTTCAACCAGACCTGCAGCAGCAACAGCGCGTTTGGTGCGTACTGCATGAAGTCGCGGTTCACGGGCGCGGGCGGGTTTGTGGGGGCCAGTGCGGCCAGTGCATTCCCGGGATTGGTGCAGGGCAACGCGACCGCGCTCACGGCCGCCATTGCGGGCGCGCTGCAGTCCAACGGTGTGCCGGCGTCGTTCGCCACGCAGTTCGCCGCCAGTGCGATCAACTACCTGGGAACGCGGACACCGACCAACGCGGACATTGCCACCCGCGTGTCGTTCATCTCTTCGGCGACCACCCCGCTGACCACCAGTCAGGTGCCGGATATCGAACCGCTCTCGGCGTCGTACAATCAGACGTACGAGCTGGGGTACAAAGGCATTGTCAACGACAAGTTCCGGTATGACATCTCCTTCTGGGGACAGGATCGCGGCGACGTCGCCACCACGGCAGCCTTGGCCACGCCCAACGTCTGGTTTGGAAATCCGACGCAGTTGGGTGGTTATATCGGTGGACGCCTCGGTGAAAACCTCGGACCGAACTTGGCGGCGCTCGGATTGACATCGGCGCAGATCAACGCGCTGGTGGGCGGCATCGCCAATGCCCTCACCACAAGTCTCGCGCCGGCGCCACTCGGGGTTGTCACCTTCAACGATCCGAACACCTCGCCCACCGCCATCTACGCGACCTACCAGAAGGTCAACAAGAAGCTGTGGGTGAAGGGTGTCGACCTGGCGATGGATGTGGTTGCCACGGATCGCCTGACGTTTGATGCGGCGATCTCCTACCAGAACCAGAATGTCTGGAATGACATCGTTATCGGCGGCATCCCGTTCATGGCCAACTCGCCGCAGTCGCGTGGCTCACTTGGCGCGCGCTACCGCAACGAAGGCAACGGGGTGGGCTTCGAGCTTCGCTCTCGCTACAACGAGGCGTATCCGGTGAACTCGGGCGTCTACGCCACGAACACCGCATTTGCGCTGGCCGCGGGGCAGCCTGGCGCAGGCACGGTGGCCAATGGGACCACGGGGTACAACAAGTGCCCGGCGGCCGCGTCCACATTCTGTTACGAGAACGTGCCGGAGGCGTTCACGTTTGACGCGCAGTTCACCAAGCGCTTCGACATCGGGGCGCAGAAGTTGATGTGGTCGCTCAGCGCCACGAATCTGTTTGACAACCGTGTGCGCACTTTCCCGGGCGCGCCGGAGATCGGGCGGATGATCATGTCCCGCCTGCAGTATTCGTTCTGA
- a CDS encoding 2-phosphosulfolactate phosphatase encodes MKIDVLLGEAPVAPADVADRVVVVIDVLRAATTAATALANGARMLIPFESVEEAAQRAKTMDQESVRLGGERRMVRVPGFDFGNSPLEYTADVVAGRTIVFTTTNGTLALTSTHGARVCFFAGFVNAQASVTAMCRASGGTVDMTIVCAGTDRHLALEDAVCAGRLVRGVLDAFPETECGDAARLVDAIAQSYHEDMAALIADSSHARALTTAGFDADVACCFAIDSVPVAVRYHDRQLQSLHAGSA; translated from the coding sequence GTGAAAATCGATGTGCTGCTCGGCGAGGCGCCCGTGGCGCCTGCTGACGTGGCGGATCGAGTGGTGGTCGTGATCGATGTGCTGCGCGCGGCGACGACGGCCGCCACCGCGCTGGCCAATGGGGCACGGATGTTGATCCCCTTCGAATCGGTTGAGGAAGCCGCGCAACGCGCGAAGACGATGGATCAGGAATCGGTGCGGCTTGGCGGGGAACGTCGCATGGTGCGCGTCCCCGGGTTCGACTTCGGAAACTCGCCGTTGGAATACACGGCGGACGTGGTCGCCGGTCGCACCATCGTGTTTACCACCACGAACGGCACATTGGCGTTAACGTCGACACATGGTGCCCGGGTGTGCTTCTTTGCCGGATTCGTGAACGCCCAGGCCTCGGTGACGGCGATGTGTCGTGCGTCGGGCGGCACGGTGGACATGACGATCGTCTGTGCGGGCACCGATCGGCATCTCGCATTGGAAGACGCCGTGTGTGCCGGTCGCCTGGTGCGAGGGGTGCTGGACGCATTCCCCGAGACGGAGTGCGGCGACGCGGCACGTCTGGTGGACGCGATCGCGCAATCGTATCACGAGGACATGGCCGCGCTCATTGCCGACTCGTCACATGCGCGCGCCCTGACGACGGCGGGATTCGATGCGGATGTGGCCTGTTGTTTCGCCATTGACTCCGTGCCGGTGGCGGTTCGGTATCACGATCGCCAATTGCAGTCGCTCCACGCCGGTTCGGCCTGA
- the accC gene encoding acetyl-CoA carboxylase biotin carboxylase subunit — protein MFKKVLIANRGEIALRVIRACRELDIQTVAVYSDADRESLHVRFADDDVCIGPAPSKESYLKIPRLIAAAEITGADAIHPGYGFLAENAEFAETCRASGITFIGPTPEQIRVMGDKASARRAMSEVGVPIVPGTPGPVEDPEEALVFAREIGFPVIVKAAAGGGGKGMRVSRDPDDFTRSFQLARSEALSAFGNGDVYVEKFLERPRHVEFQILGDTHGNVIHLGERDCSVQRRHQKLIEEAPCPVMTPDLRERMGEAAVRGAKAIGYVGAGTIEMLLDEDGSFYFMEMNTRIQVEHPVTEMLTGVDLVKEQIRVAAGLPMSVTSTPAFRGHVIECRVNAEDPARNFQPSPGRIDTFHQPGGPGVRIDTHVYAGYTVPPFYDSMIAKLIVQGNTREEALKRMQIALESFVIEGVRTTIPFLARVMQHPGFQAGRVHTKWLEFEGAELLKEPTS, from the coding sequence ATGTTCAAAAAGGTCCTGATCGCCAACCGCGGCGAAATCGCGCTTCGTGTCATTCGGGCGTGCCGCGAGCTTGATATCCAGACGGTGGCCGTGTACTCCGACGCCGACCGTGAGTCGTTGCACGTGCGCTTTGCCGATGACGACGTGTGCATCGGTCCCGCCCCCAGCAAGGAGTCTTACCTCAAGATTCCGCGGCTGATCGCGGCGGCCGAAATCACCGGCGCGGACGCCATCCATCCGGGTTACGGATTTCTCGCGGAGAACGCCGAGTTCGCGGAAACCTGCCGCGCGTCGGGTATCACCTTCATCGGCCCGACCCCCGAACAGATTCGCGTCATGGGCGACAAGGCGTCTGCGCGACGCGCCATGAGCGAGGTTGGGGTGCCCATCGTTCCCGGCACGCCAGGTCCGGTGGAAGATCCGGAAGAAGCGCTCGTGTTCGCGCGCGAGATCGGCTTCCCGGTGATCGTGAAGGCGGCGGCCGGCGGCGGCGGCAAGGGGATGCGTGTCTCACGCGATCCCGATGATTTCACGCGCTCATTTCAACTGGCGCGTTCCGAAGCGCTCTCCGCGTTCGGCAACGGCGATGTGTACGTCGAAAAGTTCCTCGAGCGGCCGCGCCACGTCGAGTTCCAGATCCTCGGCGACACGCACGGCAACGTGATTCACCTGGGCGAGCGCGACTGCTCGGTGCAGCGCCGCCACCAGAAGCTCATCGAGGAAGCGCCCTGCCCGGTGATGACGCCGGACCTCCGCGAGCGCATGGGCGAAGCGGCCGTGCGTGGCGCCAAGGCCATCGGTTATGTCGGCGCCGGCACCATCGAGATGCTGTTGGATGAAGATGGCTCGTTCTACTTCATGGAGATGAACACCCGCATTCAGGTGGAGCATCCGGTCACCGAGATGCTCACCGGTGTGGACCTGGTCAAGGAACAGATCCGGGTGGCCGCCGGTTTGCCGATGAGTGTCACGAGCACGCCGGCATTTCGCGGCCACGTCATCGAGTGCCGCGTGAACGCCGAGGATCCCGCGCGCAATTTTCAGCCGTCGCCGGGCCGCATCGACACGTTTCATCAGCCGGGTGGTCCCGGTGTGCGCATCGATACGCATGTGTACGCCGGGTATACCGTGCCGCCGTTCTATGATTCGATGATCGCCAAGTTGATTGTGCAAGGCAACACACGGGAGGAGGCGCTCAAGCGCATGCAGATTGCGCTGGAGAGCTTTGTCATCGAAGGTGTTCGCACCACGATTCCATTTCTGGCGCGCGTGATGCAGCATCCTGGATTCCAGGCGGGCCGGGTGCATACCAAGTGGCTGGAGTTCGAGGGTGCGGAACTCCTCAAGGAACCGACGTCGTGA
- the accB gene encoding acetyl-CoA carboxylase biotin carboxyl carrier protein, with protein sequence MDLRYVKKLIEMLDGSTVDSIEISSDKGMKLRISKSSQQRAAAVTMVAPQPVAAVSAVLPAPAPVRPAEEGVVSAPKAEAPKTAHLEIKSPMVGTYYGAPEPGAKPYVSVGDRISKGQIVCIIEAMKIMNELESEYAGVVREVNVTDSHPVEYGQVLYRIDPNG encoded by the coding sequence ATCGACCTGCGCTACGTGAAAAAGCTGATCGAGATGCTCGACGGCTCCACCGTGGATTCCATCGAGATCTCCTCTGACAAGGGGATGAAGCTCCGGATCTCCAAGAGCTCCCAGCAGCGCGCTGCGGCCGTCACGATGGTCGCCCCTCAACCGGTGGCGGCCGTGTCTGCCGTGTTGCCCGCGCCCGCCCCTGTGCGTCCAGCCGAGGAGGGAGTGGTGTCGGCGCCGAAGGCCGAGGCACCGAAGACCGCGCACCTCGAGATCAAGTCGCCGATGGTAGGGACGTATTATGGGGCGCCTGAGCCCGGTGCGAAGCCGTATGTGTCGGTCGGCGATCGCATCAGCAAGGGCCAGATCGTCTGTATCATCGAAGCGATGAAGATCATGAATGAGCTCGAGTCCGAGTATGCTGGCGTCGTGCGCGAGGTGAACGTCACCGATTCGCATCCCGTCGAGTACGGGCAAGTGCTCTACCGTATCGATCCAAACGGCTGA
- a CDS encoding aminopeptidase P family protein, which yields MTDFRPARLGGGREALARADLDALLVSSLPNVRYLSGFSGSNALLLVTARECLLFTDFRYATQVADEVSDAVTVRIEPSSLWTGLWAALGAQTGVERVGFESAHLWHRDFQRLLESGARWQWRPTTDHVEMLRERKDPGEIACIARAIGIAQRALAATVPMIRPGLSETQVAGLLEHHLRDEGSEDFPFSSIVASGPRSALPHARAGTRMLQTGDWVLLDFGAVRGGYCSDITRTVVLGRASDEQREVYEVVREANARASGALRVGMKGMAADAVAREYIDACGLGEAFGHSLGHGIGLEVHEAPRLAKAADAPLSSGAVVTIEPGVYKPGWGGVRIEDDVLLTDDGPRILTTFPRDLHELI from the coding sequence GTGACGGACTTTCGGCCCGCGCGACTGGGGGGGGGGCGAGAGGCACTGGCGCGTGCCGATCTCGATGCGCTGCTGGTCTCGTCACTGCCCAACGTGCGCTATCTCTCCGGATTTTCCGGCAGCAATGCGCTGTTGTTGGTGACCGCCCGCGAATGTCTGCTGTTCACCGACTTCCGGTACGCCACGCAGGTGGCGGATGAGGTGTCGGACGCCGTGACCGTCCGTATCGAACCATCCAGCCTGTGGACCGGCCTTTGGGCGGCCTTGGGGGCACAGACGGGTGTGGAGCGTGTCGGCTTCGAGTCCGCGCATCTGTGGCATCGGGACTTTCAGCGCCTGCTTGAGAGCGGAGCACGCTGGCAGTGGCGGCCAACCACCGATCATGTGGAGATGCTGCGCGAACGAAAGGATCCGGGTGAGATCGCGTGCATCGCGCGCGCCATTGGAATCGCGCAGCGGGCACTGGCGGCAACCGTTCCGATGATCCGACCGGGGCTGAGCGAGACCCAGGTCGCCGGATTGCTGGAGCATCATTTGCGCGACGAGGGGAGCGAGGATTTCCCATTTTCGTCGATTGTGGCCAGCGGCCCCAGATCGGCACTGCCGCACGCCCGCGCAGGAACCAGGATGCTGCAGACAGGGGATTGGGTGTTGCTGGACTTCGGAGCGGTCAGGGGCGGCTACTGCTCGGATATCACCCGCACGGTGGTGCTCGGGCGGGCGTCCGATGAGCAGCGCGAGGTGTACGAGGTCGTTCGTGAGGCAAACGCGCGCGCTTCGGGCGCGCTTCGGGTTGGAATGAAGGGGATGGCTGCAGATGCGGTCGCGAGAGAGTACATTGACGCCTGCGGACTTGGTGAGGCGTTCGGTCACTCGCTCGGCCATGGCATTGGGCTTGAGGTTCACGAGGCACCGAGGTTGGCCAAGGCCGCAGACGCTCCGCTGTCATCGGGAGCGGTTGTGACAATCGAACCGGGCGTCTATAAGCCCGGGTGGGGCGGGGTGCGCATCGAGGACGACGTGCTGCTTACGGACGACGGCCCTCGGATACTCACCACGTTCCCGCGCGATCTGCATGAACTGATCTGA
- the aroQ gene encoding type II 3-dehydroquinate dehydratase: protein MKIGLLNGPNLNLLGTREPAIYGTTTLADIEAQLGRVASSMGVTLVTAQANGEGELIDILHAWRGSVDGVVVNAGAYTHTSLALRDAFAATSLPFVEIHLSNIYAREPERRHSMLASSAIGLISGLGAEGYEFALRGLVRALRATAGA, encoded by the coding sequence GTGAAGATCGGCCTGCTGAACGGACCGAACCTCAACCTGTTGGGGACACGTGAGCCCGCGATCTACGGCACCACGACCCTCGCGGACATCGAGGCGCAGCTCGGGCGGGTTGCGTCGTCGATGGGGGTGACACTGGTGACCGCGCAGGCCAACGGTGAAGGGGAACTGATCGATATCCTGCATGCCTGGCGGGGCAGCGTCGACGGGGTGGTAGTCAACGCCGGAGCGTATACCCATACCAGTCTCGCCCTGCGCGACGCGTTCGCGGCCACGTCGCTGCCCTTTGTGGAGATCCACCTCTCGAACATCTACGCGCGGGAGCCTGAACGTCGGCACTCCATGCTGGCCTCCTCAGCCATCGGGCTGATCTCGGGGCTGGGGGCTGAGGGGTACGAATTTGCGTTGCGTGGTCTGGTGCGCGCGCTTCGGGCCACCGCCGGAGCGTGA
- a CDS encoding tetratricopeptide repeat protein codes for MSTAARIDELRKKFEENPRRYFAPLANEYRKAGDLSQAIALCREHLPKQPGHMSGFIVFGQALYESGELEEARTVFEQAIDLDPENLIALRHLGDIAQAMGDESSARRWWGRVLDADPRNDDIAAQLATLTTEKPQSSNPAVPSFDNLSRMTETPTVPMTPIGFGVAPTPDSVMRAIDMDAVSARLRQRTPIDLDAVDATTSSTSASEALGVAEAPDAEELVAEVVGAVAEPAPDAFGFPEDAGAHKAPAYEDEEDFGDVVIDASDESFEEGLIAVEWPDTSELVARVLTPRALTPREATPIASPTIDDTVSAFGREPSDPAPVNAERPELVAMVDDFDSVPDVQVEVTGTADEAVVASAADEADEGAEVDEAWHMQSAGETAGDADAELPHIDSVVPSGTVMEGAFDAFLETAVESNVEEGFADAPELPWLAMAEEDPTSPTDTEPAEPGLEAIAEAFAGDARAAGDEGPMTVAAREDSPSFGESESFADVAMELVAESMSNADAPDGAPPASFVDTSVAEDGDAADDQRESGTPAFVTETMGELLVSQGFVARAIDVYEELVRRRPYDPVLASRLDELRAMMASSADAAPAGAFSTASTIDEEFAAELEATFSGEDEGHSPQPATDLTYSAAPLPTPVHGTPAYGTPAYGTPAYGTPAFATPLVTPRMTPYAQPAVAEDFLPRRSAREWFAAIAARRVPRRTPPQSAAAIDSSPEGLASLFGNETSAQDDEAAQALADAFAPVSAHELESGAALDFEFARTTPSFSPTVDASSSLRSPSITPVIGQSAFTSHGGSTSTPSSGSNAGFSFDRFFPDPATRRPTPSTSAPVTPEAPVTDDLAQFSAWLKGLGNS; via the coding sequence ATGAGCACAGCTGCCCGGATCGACGAGCTCCGGAAAAAGTTCGAAGAGAACCCACGACGCTATTTCGCGCCGCTGGCCAACGAGTACCGGAAAGCCGGCGACCTGTCGCAGGCGATCGCGTTGTGCCGCGAGCATTTGCCAAAGCAGCCCGGGCACATGAGCGGGTTTATTGTCTTTGGTCAGGCGCTCTACGAATCCGGCGAACTCGAGGAGGCACGCACTGTCTTCGAGCAGGCCATCGATCTCGATCCCGAAAATCTCATAGCGCTGCGACATCTGGGTGACATCGCCCAAGCGATGGGCGATGAATCCAGCGCTCGGCGGTGGTGGGGACGCGTCCTGGACGCCGATCCTCGCAACGACGACATCGCGGCGCAATTGGCGACGTTGACGACCGAAAAGCCCCAGTCGTCGAATCCTGCGGTGCCGAGTTTCGACAATCTCTCGCGAATGACCGAGACGCCGACGGTGCCGATGACCCCGATTGGATTCGGCGTGGCGCCGACGCCCGATTCGGTCATGCGGGCTATCGATATGGACGCCGTCAGTGCACGCCTTCGGCAGCGCACCCCGATAGATCTCGATGCCGTAGACGCCACGACCTCCAGTACCAGCGCGAGTGAAGCGCTCGGCGTCGCCGAGGCTCCTGACGCGGAGGAACTGGTGGCGGAAGTCGTCGGGGCCGTCGCCGAGCCTGCGCCCGACGCATTCGGTTTCCCGGAAGACGCCGGGGCGCACAAAGCTCCGGCGTACGAGGACGAAGAGGATTTCGGCGACGTCGTGATCGATGCCAGCGACGAGTCATTCGAGGAAGGACTTATTGCCGTGGAATGGCCCGACACATCGGAGCTGGTTGCCCGGGTGTTGACGCCGCGAGCCCTGACACCGCGTGAGGCGACCCCGATTGCCTCGCCGACCATCGATGACACGGTTTCGGCATTTGGGCGTGAGCCCAGCGATCCGGCGCCGGTGAATGCGGAACGCCCAGAGCTGGTCGCGATGGTTGACGATTTCGATTCGGTACCGGACGTTCAGGTCGAGGTGACGGGCACCGCGGATGAAGCAGTGGTCGCTAGTGCGGCCGACGAGGCCGACGAGGGTGCCGAGGTGGACGAGGCCTGGCACATGCAGTCGGCCGGTGAAACCGCTGGTGATGCCGATGCGGAACTGCCGCACATTGATTCGGTGGTCCCGTCCGGGACGGTCATGGAAGGCGCGTTCGACGCGTTCCTTGAAACAGCCGTTGAATCCAACGTCGAAGAGGGATTCGCCGACGCGCCGGAGTTGCCATGGCTGGCCATGGCTGAAGAGGACCCGACCTCACCAACGGACACCGAACCCGCGGAGCCGGGGCTTGAAGCGATCGCTGAAGCGTTTGCCGGCGATGCGCGTGCGGCCGGCGACGAGGGGCCGATGACGGTGGCTGCGCGGGAGGACTCCCCCTCGTTCGGCGAGTCAGAGTCGTTTGCTGACGTGGCCATGGAATTGGTTGCCGAATCGATGTCGAACGCCGACGCACCGGATGGTGCACCGCCTGCGTCGTTCGTGGACACGTCGGTCGCCGAAGATGGTGACGCCGCCGACGACCAGCGGGAGTCGGGGACGCCGGCATTTGTCACCGAGACGATGGGTGAACTCCTTGTTTCGCAGGGATTCGTCGCGCGCGCGATCGACGTCTATGAGGAACTGGTGCGGAGGCGTCCGTACGATCCCGTGCTGGCCTCACGACTGGATGAACTGCGGGCGATGATGGCGTCGTCGGCTGACGCGGCGCCCGCAGGGGCATTCTCCACAGCGAGCACGATCGACGAAGAGTTTGCGGCGGAACTCGAGGCGACGTTCTCGGGTGAAGACGAGGGGCATTCACCGCAGCCGGCAACTGATCTCACGTACTCGGCGGCCCCGTTGCCGACGCCGGTCCATGGAACCCCCGCGTACGGGACCCCCGCGTACGGGACCCCCGCCTACGGGACTCCCGCATTCGCAACCCCTCTCGTGACACCACGCATGACGCCCTACGCGCAGCCAGCGGTGGCGGAGGATTTCCTGCCGCGGCGTTCGGCGCGGGAGTGGTTTGCTGCGATCGCCGCCCGTCGGGTGCCGCGTCGAACCCCTCCGCAGTCAGCGGCCGCCATTGACAGTTCGCCGGAAGGACTCGCGTCATTGTTCGGGAACGAGACCTCGGCGCAGGACGACGAAGCGGCTCAGGCGCTTGCTGATGCCTTTGCGCCGGTATCCGCGCATGAGCTCGAGTCCGGCGCCGCGCTGGACTTTGAATTCGCGCGGACAACGCCATCGTTTTCTCCAACCGTTGACGCGTCCTCATCACTGCGATCGCCGTCCATTACGCCTGTGATCGGACAATCTGCGTTCACGTCGCACGGGGGATCGACCAGCACGCCGTCGAGTGGGAGCAACGCGGGTTTCTCCTTCGACCGGTTCTTCCCGGATCCGGCGACACGTCGGCCAACGCCGTCGACCAGTGCTCCGGTCACCCCTGAGGCCCCAGTGACCGATGATTTGGCGCAGTTTTCCGCCTGGCTCAAGGGGCTTGGCAATTCGTGA
- a CDS encoding peptidylprolyl isomerase: MVLQSMRSVAKYIWWFLVLAFVGSFLLYETSGLSGRSPVTTSTAVATVNGQEVLLTSWQNAVSSLEQQEQQRLGRGITLDERRTLEDRAYDELVNEVLLQQEFKRRGITVTDEEILEAARVAPPPQAMQSPDLQTDGQFDIKKYQRLLASSVARQSGMLVGLESYYRTEIPKQKLFDQIAADVYVSDERLWQIYKDRHDTAQVSYILLRPESLTDSAVTVTDAEIGQFYERNRKRFDRPGRAVVSLVSVPRSVTAADSADAKSRIEKIRAEIAGGVAFEDVAKRESNDSVSGANGGSLGKIWKGRMTPKFEDAAYALKPGELSQPVLTPFGWHLIKVESHKGDTLDARHILINIGQSDSSATRTDRRADSLASKAANQQDPKKFDEATKALGLTPTSIVAIEREPLNFAGRVVPSVSAWAFSGAAVGESSDLFDSPEAYYVARLDSLVVGGAQPLSEVRDDILRRLTRDKRIEKLRPLGVELMNAAKASTLEGAATAKQLTVETTQAFTRIDPVPGLGQFNQAIGASFTIPVGQSGGPVAAADGMAVIRVNRRAESVKTAFETQKSTQRSQLTQSLRQQRVEEYLNSLRESVKIQDHRAKVNAQLRKQSAGV; this comes from the coding sequence GTGGTGCTGCAATCGATGCGGAGCGTCGCGAAATACATCTGGTGGTTCCTCGTCCTGGCGTTTGTCGGCAGTTTCTTGCTGTATGAGACGTCTGGCCTGTCTGGCCGGTCGCCCGTGACGACGTCCACTGCTGTCGCGACGGTGAACGGCCAGGAAGTCCTGCTGACATCGTGGCAGAACGCCGTGTCCAGCCTGGAACAACAGGAGCAGCAGCGTCTCGGTCGCGGCATCACGCTCGATGAACGCCGGACGCTGGAAGACCGCGCGTACGACGAACTGGTGAACGAGGTGCTGCTCCAGCAGGAGTTCAAGCGACGCGGCATCACAGTAACAGACGAAGAAATCCTCGAAGCGGCACGAGTCGCACCGCCGCCGCAGGCCATGCAGTCACCGGACCTGCAAACCGACGGTCAATTCGACATCAAGAAGTACCAGCGGCTGCTCGCATCGTCGGTGGCCCGGCAGTCGGGAATGCTGGTCGGCCTCGAGTCATACTACCGTACCGAGATCCCGAAGCAGAAGCTCTTTGATCAGATCGCGGCGGACGTGTATGTGTCCGACGAACGCCTCTGGCAGATCTACAAGGACCGTCACGACACGGCACAGGTGAGTTACATATTGCTGCGCCCGGAGTCCCTCACCGACTCGGCCGTCACTGTCACAGACGCTGAAATCGGGCAATTCTACGAACGGAATCGCAAGCGTTTTGACCGGCCAGGTCGTGCCGTGGTCTCGCTCGTGAGCGTTCCGCGGAGTGTCACCGCCGCCGATTCCGCCGACGCCAAGTCGCGCATCGAGAAGATCCGTGCCGAAATCGCCGGTGGGGTGGCGTTCGAGGACGTGGCGAAACGCGAGTCCAATGACTCCGTATCAGGTGCCAACGGCGGTTCGCTCGGCAAGATCTGGAAGGGTCGCATGACGCCCAAGTTCGAAGACGCGGCGTATGCGCTCAAGCCGGGTGAACTGTCGCAGCCGGTGCTGACCCCGTTCGGCTGGCACCTGATCAAGGTCGAATCGCACAAGGGGGACACCCTCGATGCGCGTCATATCCTGATCAACATCGGTCAGAGCGACTCGAGCGCGACGCGCACCGATCGGCGTGCCGATTCGCTGGCCAGCAAAGCGGCCAACCAGCAAGATCCGAAGAAGTTTGACGAGGCCACCAAGGCGCTCGGCCTGACGCCGACCTCCATCGTGGCCATTGAACGGGAGCCACTGAACTTCGCGGGTCGCGTGGTGCCCAGCGTGAGCGCGTGGGCGTTCTCCGGGGCGGCCGTTGGTGAGTCCAGCGACCTCTTCGACTCGCCGGAGGCCTACTACGTCGCTCGTCTCGACTCTCTCGTCGTGGGCGGTGCGCAACCGCTCAGTGAAGTCCGCGACGACATCCTTCGTCGGCTGACGCGTGACAAGCGCATCGAGAAGCTGCGCCCGTTGGGCGTGGAACTCATGAACGCGGCCAAGGCCTCCACGCTGGAAGGGGCTGCCACCGCCAAGCAGCTCACGGTGGAGACCACGCAGGCCTTCACGCGAATCGATCCTGTGCCGGGGCTGGGCCAGTTCAATCAGGCGATCGGCGCCTCATTCACGATTCCGGTCGGGCAGAGTGGCGGCCCCGTCGCGGCGGCCGATGGCATGGCCGTCATTCGGGTCAATCGCCGCGCCGAGTCGGTGAAGACGGCCTTTGAAACGCAGAAGAGCACGCAGCGCAGCCAGCTCACCCAGTCGCTTCGCCAACAGCGTGTGGAGGAGTATCTCAACAGCTTGCGGGAAAGCGTGAAGATTCAGGATCACCGCGCGAAGGTCAACGCGCAGCTCCGCAAGCAATCGGCAGGCGTGTAG